The proteins below come from a single Pedobacter aquae genomic window:
- a CDS encoding ribose-phosphate pyrophosphokinase, which yields MPSNPVKLFSGSATRTLADKIAKSYGKELGDINLSRFSDGEIQPSFDESIRGCDVFLVQSTCQPNDNLFELLMMIDAAKRASAHYINVIIPYFGYARQDRKDKPRVAIGAKLVANLLTAAGAHRVMTMDLHAAQIQAFFDIPVDHLDAAVIFVPYIKSLGLENLTIASPDMGGSYRARLFAKFFNAEVVICDKRRKRANEIESMSIIGDVTGQDIVLIDDICDTAGTLSKAAALIMEKGAKSVRAVCTHAVLSGNAYETIENSALTEIIVTDTIPVKKESSKIKILSTADLFAKAITNVNEHASISELFKI from the coding sequence ATGCCTTCTAATCCAGTAAAACTCTTCTCAGGATCTGCAACAAGAACGCTTGCTGATAAAATTGCTAAGTCGTACGGAAAAGAACTCGGTGATATTAATCTATCTCGTTTTTCAGACGGCGAAATTCAACCTTCATTCGATGAATCCATTAGAGGCTGTGATGTTTTCTTAGTACAGTCTACTTGCCAACCAAATGATAATCTTTTTGAGTTATTGATGATGATAGATGCTGCCAAAAGAGCATCAGCGCATTATATCAATGTAATTATCCCTTATTTTGGTTACGCTCGTCAAGACAGAAAAGATAAACCCAGAGTAGCTATCGGCGCTAAGCTAGTTGCTAATTTATTAACTGCCGCTGGTGCACACCGTGTGATGACTATGGATTTACACGCAGCACAAATACAGGCATTTTTTGATATTCCAGTAGACCACTTAGATGCTGCGGTTATTTTTGTGCCTTACATTAAAAGCTTAGGATTAGAAAATTTAACCATTGCTTCGCCGGATATGGGCGGTTCTTACAGAGCTCGTTTATTTGCTAAATTCTTTAATGCCGAGGTTGTTATTTGTGATAAGAGAAGAAAAAGAGCAAACGAAATAGAATCAATGTCTATTATAGGCGATGTTACCGGACAGGATATCGTTTTAATTGACGATATTTGCGACACAGCCGGCACCTTATCTAAAGCAGCAGCTTTAATTATGGAAAAGGGAGCTAAAAGTGTAAGGGCTGTTTGTACGCATGCTGTATTATCTGGCAATGCTTATGAAACCATAGAAAACTCTGCTTTAACAGAAATTATTGTTACAGACACCATTCCTGTTAAAAAAGAGAGTAGCAAGATTAAAATATTATCAACGGCAGACTTATTTGCGAAAGCCATAACTAACGTAAACGAGCATGCATCAATTAGCGAACTTTTTAAAATTTAA
- a CDS encoding 50S ribosomal protein L25/general stress protein Ctc — MKSIAISGSPRENVGKRDAKELRYSGKVPAVLYGGKEQVHFAVEAPSLRDLVYTPEVNFAELEIAGKKIKAVLKEIQFHPLTEQILHVDFLQLFDDKKVTMEIPVKLTGTSPGVKMGGKLVQKLRKLKVNALPKDMPQYVEVSLEPLEVGKSTRVRDLNPEGYTITNVGEDTIVSVIMSRALKQAEQEANKK; from the coding sequence ATGAAATCAATCGCAATTAGCGGTTCTCCAAGAGAGAACGTAGGGAAACGCGACGCTAAGGAGCTTCGTTATTCGGGTAAAGTGCCAGCTGTTTTATACGGCGGAAAAGAGCAAGTTCACTTTGCTGTTGAAGCACCATCATTAAGAGATTTAGTTTACACTCCAGAAGTAAACTTTGCTGAATTAGAAATTGCTGGTAAAAAAATCAAAGCAGTTTTAAAAGAAATTCAGTTTCATCCATTAACAGAGCAAATCTTACACGTAGATTTCTTACAGTTATTTGATGATAAAAAAGTAACTATGGAAATCCCTGTTAAATTAACTGGTACTTCTCCAGGTGTTAAAATGGGTGGTAAATTAGTTCAAAAGTTACGTAAATTAAAAGTTAATGCTTTACCTAAAGATATGCCTCAATACGTTGAAGTTTCTTTAGAGCCTTTAGAAGTAGGTAAATCTACTCGTGTTCGTGATTTAAATCCAGAAGGATATACCATTACCAATGTTGGTGAAGATACTATCGTTTCTGTAATTATGTCTAGAGCTCTAAAACAAGCAGAACAAGAAGCTAACAAAAAATAA
- a CDS encoding OsmC family protein, with translation MATSKIIYNGSLRTTSTHLQSGKEIITDAPVDNNGKGEAFSPTDLLATSFGNCMMTIMGIAANTHGIDLSGLTAEVTKVMAAEPRRVSEIHVNFDFPLKDQYTDKDKKILEHAALTCPVHYSLHPDIKREVKFNW, from the coding sequence ATGGCAACCTCAAAAATTATTTATAACGGTTCTTTAAGAACTACATCAACTCATTTACAATCTGGGAAAGAAATTATTACGGATGCACCTGTAGACAATAATGGCAAAGGAGAGGCTTTTTCTCCAACAGATTTATTAGCTACTTCTTTTGGTAATTGTATGATGACGATTATGGGAATAGCAGCAAATACACATGGCATTGATTTATCGGGCTTAACCGCGGAGGTTACTAAAGTAATGGCTGCTGAGCCAAGAAGAGTTTCAGAAATTCATGTGAATTTCGATTTCCCTTTAAAGGACCAATACACTGATAAGGACAAAAAGATATTAGAACATGCGGCTTTAACTTGCCCAGTGCATTATAGCTTGCACCCTGATATTAAAAGAGAAGTTAAATTTAATTGGTAG
- the recF gene encoding DNA replication/repair protein RecF (All proteins in this family for which functions are known are DNA-binding proteins that assist the filamentation of RecA onto DNA for the initiation of recombination or recombinational repair.): MYLKNLSLVNFKNYDEAELVFSDGANAFTGDNGAGKTNLLDAIHYLSLCKSYFNPIDSQQIKQDRDLFMIQGKFDKDNQEEFIACGVKKNQKKQFKRNKKEYTRLADHIGLFPLVMISPNDIGLILDGSEERRKFIDNVISQTDNHYLDELITYNKSLLNRNALLKRIAETGRYDPTLLEIFDEQLVNSGKKIFEKRKQFMESFTQVFNEHYQYLSDDAEQVSLIYDSMLLNGDFDTLLKSAAEKDKILQRTTVGIHKDELQFTIHGMPLKKFGSQGQQKSFLIALKLAKYSFLNQQKGYKPLLLLDDIFDKLDDKRITKLMKMVSEEDFGQIFITDTNPERLKTIFNSINVKLNLFTIENQIIRNEQN, from the coding sequence ATGTACTTGAAGAATCTTTCACTTGTAAATTTCAAAAACTATGACGAAGCGGAGCTAGTTTTCTCTGATGGGGCAAACGCTTTTACTGGTGATAATGGAGCAGGTAAAACAAACTTACTAGATGCAATACATTATTTGTCTTTATGTAAAAGTTATTTCAATCCTATTGATAGCCAGCAAATTAAACAAGACAGAGACTTGTTTATGATACAAGGAAAATTTGATAAGGATAATCAAGAGGAGTTTATAGCGTGTGGTGTAAAGAAAAATCAAAAAAAGCAGTTTAAAAGAAATAAAAAGGAGTATACAAGGTTGGCAGACCATATTGGTTTGTTTCCTTTAGTAATGATTTCTCCAAATGATATTGGTTTAATTTTAGATGGGAGCGAGGAGCGTAGAAAATTTATAGATAATGTGATATCTCAAACAGATAATCACTACTTGGATGAGCTTATTACCTACAATAAAAGCTTACTTAATAGGAATGCCTTATTAAAAAGAATTGCAGAAACTGGCCGTTATGACCCAACTTTATTAGAAATTTTTGATGAGCAGCTGGTAAATTCTGGAAAGAAGATTTTTGAGAAAAGAAAGCAATTTATGGAATCTTTCACTCAGGTTTTTAATGAACATTATCAATATTTAAGTGATGATGCTGAACAAGTTTCATTAATTTACGACTCGATGTTGTTAAATGGAGATTTTGATACTTTACTAAAGAGTGCAGCAGAAAAGGATAAAATCTTACAAAGAACCACCGTAGGCATACATAAAGACGAACTGCAATTTACCATACATGGTATGCCGCTTAAGAAATTTGGTTCTCAGGGGCAACAAAAATCTTTTCTAATAGCTTTAAAACTTGCAAAATATAGTTTCCTCAATCAACAAAAGGGCTATAAACCCTTATTATTATTAGATGATATTTTTGATAAGCTAGACGATAAGAGAATTACCAAATTAATGAAAATGGTCTCTGAGGAAGATTTTGGGCAAATTTTTATTACAGATACTAATCCCGAAAGGTTGAAAACCATTTTCAACTCTATAAATGTTAAGCTTAATTTATTTACCATAGAAAATCAAATCATCCGCAATGAGCAGAACTAA
- the ytxJ gene encoding bacillithiol system redox-active protein YtxJ, which yields MNWINLDSEEQLNEIKNKQGNSVIFKHSTRCSISMMAKKRLDMDGDIVPENLSCYYLDLLNYRSISNQIADLFQVHHESPQLLLIQNGECILDQSHGEINLEEVVEMI from the coding sequence ATGAACTGGATTAATTTAGACAGCGAAGAACAATTAAACGAGATAAAAAACAAGCAAGGAAACAGTGTTATTTTTAAACATAGTACTAGATGTTCTATCAGTATGATGGCTAAAAAAAGATTGGATATGGATGGAGATATTGTTCCAGAAAACTTATCTTGCTATTATTTAGACCTTTTAAATTACAGAAGCATCTCTAACCAAATTGCTGATTTATTTCAGGTACATCATGAGTCTCCTCAATTACTGCTTATCCAAAATGGAGAATGTATTCTAGATCAATCTCATGGAGAAATCAATCTGGAAGAAGTTGTAGAAATGATATAA
- the ribH gene encoding 6,7-dimethyl-8-ribityllumazine synthase, which produces MASNLKNLSDFSHTTVPSAKPFRFGIVVAAWNAEVTGNLYRGAYDSLLKHGAEEENIISVEVAGSYELIAGADILLSKQQLDAVICLGCVIQGETRHFDFICNAVANGIAQVGIKHTKPVIFGVLTTDNQEQALDRAGGKHGNKGDEAAITAIKIADMSNSLK; this is translated from the coding sequence ATGGCAAGTAACTTAAAAAATTTATCAGATTTTTCGCATACAACAGTACCATCTGCAAAACCTTTTCGCTTTGGCATAGTAGTAGCAGCATGGAATGCAGAAGTAACAGGAAACTTATACCGAGGGGCTTATGATTCTTTGCTTAAGCATGGTGCCGAGGAAGAAAATATTATTTCTGTAGAGGTAGCAGGAAGTTATGAATTAATTGCTGGAGCAGATATTTTATTAAGCAAGCAACAATTAGATGCCGTTATTTGCTTAGGATGTGTGATACAAGGAGAAACTCGTCATTTTGATTTTATCTGTAATGCCGTTGCTAATGGAATTGCTCAAGTAGGCATCAAACACACAAAACCTGTTATTTTTGGTGTATTAACAACAGACAACCAAGAACAAGCTTTAGACAGAGCTGGAGGTAAGCATGGCAACAAAGGCGATGAAGCAGCTATCACTGCAATAAAAATTGCAGATATGTCAAATAGTTTGAAATAA
- a CDS encoding glycosyltransferase family 117 protein: protein MAYKKINNLLGWFSFLVAAVVYTLTLEPTSSYWDCGEFISAAYRLQVVHQPGAPLFLMIGRIFSLFAGSEDKIAFWVNMSSALSSAATILFLFWTITALAKKVVAPGKQEPVLANLITIMGAGLVGALAYTFSDTFWFSAVEAEVYAMSSLSTAVVFWAILKWNAHADEPQADKWLLFIAYIMGLSIGIHLLNLLVIPAMAVIYYFRRTKQATTKGTFIALMIGVVILGFIQYGIIQYLVKFAANFDLFFVNTLGLGFGTGVIFFALLIVAAVAWLLYYSIQKSKPILNLAVLSFLLIIFGYSSYAMIVIRAKADTNLNNSDPENVFALLGYLNREQYGDRPLLYGQYFDSKVVDSKEGSENYRKGNDKYEVTGKKQSYVYDRNTLFPRIYSEEGNHVAVYRDWLDMGPEESPSFKHNIGFFSTYQVGFMYMRYFLWNFAGRQNDEQGIGDYTKGNWISGIKPLDAMRLGDQNNLPKSMTENKAYNQLYFLPLILGILGAFWHFKRNQKDAGVVALLFFFTGLAIVLYLNQTPNQPRERDYAYAGSFYAFAIWIGLGVLAISEWMNKFLNAKTAGALATVVCLLAAPVLMASEEWDDHDRSGKTTARDLAKNYLNSCAPNAILFTYGDNDTYPLWYVQEVENFRPDVRIVNLSLFDTDWYINQLRKPFNASQALPITMDSSAYATGTRDVLFYQDFNLPGNQEIGDIFEFITSDNPEAKVQYQSGKQENFLPTKNFKLTVNADEVLKTKTLSNTAEIVPAIEWQFPGNYITKGQLAFLDILIHNKWERPIYFAFTVPSSNFFGLDKYLYNEGFALRLLPKTKTAINDNNPLSETDVVNTAAMYQNMMSKFTWGNMKTASYLDPESTKMVYLSVNKFTELARNLIFEGKLDSARNALKECLAQLPIYTTYDSNFALSKYELVDLMYQVGMKQEAAKLLAQSKNLIKGELDYHYSLTQNKENLGMRDIQLGLFVLAQFDDITKRNGEASLNKEINTLLSDYERKFGVSR, encoded by the coding sequence ATGGCCTATAAGAAGATTAATAATTTACTGGGTTGGTTTAGCTTTTTAGTAGCTGCGGTGGTTTATACCTTAACATTAGAACCAACTTCAAGTTATTGGGATTGCGGAGAGTTTATCTCTGCAGCGTATAGATTGCAAGTAGTACACCAGCCTGGTGCTCCCTTATTTTTAATGATAGGAAGAATCTTTAGTCTTTTTGCGGGTAGCGAGGATAAGATAGCTTTCTGGGTTAATATGAGTTCGGCTTTATCTAGTGCGGCTACAATTTTATTCCTTTTCTGGACTATAACAGCATTAGCAAAGAAAGTTGTTGCGCCAGGTAAGCAAGAGCCTGTATTAGCAAATCTTATCACCATCATGGGGGCTGGTTTAGTGGGGGCATTAGCTTACACCTTTTCAGATACCTTCTGGTTTTCTGCTGTTGAGGCGGAAGTTTATGCTATGTCATCTCTTTCTACAGCGGTAGTTTTTTGGGCAATTTTAAAATGGAATGCTCATGCAGATGAACCACAGGCCGATAAATGGTTGTTATTTATAGCCTACATTATGGGCTTATCTATAGGTATACACCTTTTAAATTTATTGGTGATACCTGCTATGGCTGTTATTTATTATTTCAGAAGAACAAAACAAGCTACAACCAAAGGTACTTTTATAGCCTTAATGATAGGGGTAGTTATTTTAGGCTTTATCCAATATGGCATTATCCAATACTTAGTGAAATTTGCGGCAAATTTCGATTTGTTCTTTGTAAACACGCTGGGTTTGGGCTTTGGTACCGGAGTTATCTTTTTTGCCTTACTTATTGTTGCTGCTGTGGCATGGTTGCTTTATTATTCTATCCAGAAAAGTAAGCCAATTTTAAATTTAGCGGTACTTTCTTTTTTACTTATCATTTTTGGTTATAGCTCTTATGCTATGATTGTAATTAGGGCTAAAGCCGATACCAATTTAAATAATAGTGATCCTGAGAATGTATTTGCTTTATTAGGTTATCTTAACAGGGAGCAGTATGGTGATAGACCTTTATTATACGGACAGTATTTTGACAGTAAAGTTGTAGATTCTAAAGAAGGTTCTGAGAACTATCGTAAAGGGAATGATAAATATGAGGTTACAGGTAAAAAGCAATCTTATGTTTACGATAGAAATACTTTATTCCCAAGAATTTACAGTGAAGAGGGAAACCATGTAGCTGTTTACCGCGATTGGTTAGATATGGGACCTGAAGAGAGTCCTAGCTTTAAACATAATATAGGCTTTTTTAGCACTTACCAAGTTGGATTCATGTATATGCGTTATTTCTTATGGAATTTTGCTGGAAGGCAAAATGATGAGCAAGGAATAGGCGATTATACCAAAGGAAATTGGATAAGCGGTATAAAACCTCTTGATGCTATGCGTTTAGGCGATCAAAATAATTTACCTAAAAGTATGACAGAAAATAAGGCTTATAATCAATTATATTTCTTGCCACTTATTTTAGGAATTTTGGGTGCCTTCTGGCATTTTAAACGTAACCAAAAAGATGCTGGTGTAGTAGCTTTGTTGTTTTTCTTTACAGGTTTAGCCATTGTTTTATATCTGAATCAAACGCCAAACCAGCCGCGTGAAAGAGATTATGCTTATGCAGGGTCTTTTTATGCATTTGCCATTTGGATAGGTTTGGGAGTATTAGCGATAAGCGAATGGATGAATAAATTCTTGAATGCAAAAACTGCTGGTGCTTTGGCAACTGTAGTATGTTTGCTAGCAGCACCAGTATTAATGGCAAGTGAAGAGTGGGATGACCATGATAGATCTGGAAAAACTACTGCCAGAGATTTGGCAAAGAATTATTTAAATAGCTGTGCTCCTAATGCTATCTTATTCACTTATGGTGATAATGACACCTATCCTTTATGGTATGTACAAGAGGTTGAGAATTTTAGACCCGATGTAAGAATCGTAAACCTAAGCTTATTTGATACAGATTGGTATATCAACCAATTAAGAAAGCCTTTTAATGCATCACAAGCCTTACCAATTACAATGGACTCATCTGCTTATGCAACAGGTACTCGTGATGTCCTTTTTTATCAGGATTTTAATCTTCCGGGTAACCAAGAAATAGGTGATATATTTGAATTTATCACCTCAGATAATCCAGAAGCTAAAGTGCAATATCAAAGTGGTAAGCAAGAAAACTTCTTGCCAACCAAGAACTTTAAGCTTACTGTAAATGCGGATGAAGTTTTAAAAACAAAAACTTTAAGTAATACGGCAGAAATTGTTCCTGCTATAGAATGGCAGTTTCCTGGAAATTACATCACGAAAGGTCAGTTAGCGTTTTTAGACATCCTGATTCATAACAAATGGGAGCGTCCTATTTATTTTGCATTTACTGTGCCTAGCAGCAATTTCTTTGGCTTAGATAAGTATTTATATAATGAAGGTTTTGCTTTAAGATTATTACCTAAAACCAAAACAGCTATCAATGATAATAATCCATTATCAGAAACTGATGTGGTAAATACTGCCGCTATGTATCAAAATATGATGAGCAAATTTACTTGGGGTAACATGAAAACTGCATCTTATTTAGATCCAGAATCAACCAAAATGGTTTATTTATCAGTAAATAAGTTTACAGAATTAGCCAGAAACTTAATATTTGAAGGTAAATTAGATAGCGCCAGAAATGCTTTGAAAGAATGTTTAGCTCAACTGCCTATTTATACTACATATGATTCTAATTTTGCCCTTAGTAAGTATGAATTGGTTGATTTGATGTATCAAGTTGGGATGAAACAAGAAGCGGCTAAGTTATTAGCACAAAGTAAAAATTTAATAAAAGGCGAGCTTGATTATCATTATAGCTTAACACAAAATAAGGAAAACTTGGGCATGAGAGATATTCAACTTGGTTTATTTGTATTAGCTCAGTTTGATGATATTACCAAACGAAACGGAGAAGCATCACTAAATAAAGAGATAAATACTTTATTAAGTGATTATGAAAGAAAATTTGGTGTAAGTAGATAA
- a CDS encoding DUF721 domain-containing protein, whose protein sequence is MSRTNDKTLKEALEQMLKAYRLKGKYDETFAVSSWEAVVGKAVANRTKEIYIRDKKLFVRIESSVVKNELVIMRSKILEGLNEKTGAEVVTDIVFL, encoded by the coding sequence ATGAGCAGAACTAATGATAAAACATTAAAAGAGGCATTAGAACAAATGCTAAAGGCTTATCGGTTAAAAGGTAAATATGATGAAACTTTTGCCGTTTCTTCTTGGGAGGCGGTAGTAGGCAAGGCTGTAGCTAATAGAACCAAAGAGATTTATATAAGAGATAAAAAACTTTTTGTTAGGATAGAATCATCCGTTGTAAAGAATGAGTTGGTGATAATGCGCTCGAAAATTCTTGAAGGCTTGAATGAAAAAACAGGGGCTGAAGTAGTAACCGATATCGTTTTTCTATAA
- a CDS encoding YfgM family protein: MSNTQIDSTPEVVGSLGKTGSFIQENRKSLLIIGGAVVGLILLFFAYQKFYLAPRETEALNQMYKAQQYWEQKDWDKAIKGDGNFPGFEKIIEDYDNTKSANLAYYYLGIAYLNKGEFQKAADNLTNYSGADEVISPLALGGAADAFVELKQYDKAITYYNKAISKGNNQFAAPIYLKKLGLVYEEQKDYKSAFETYNKIKTDFPESTVAFNIDMYIARVEGK; this comes from the coding sequence ATGTCGAACACACAGATTGATAGTACACCAGAAGTAGTAGGTTCTTTAGGTAAAACAGGAAGCTTCATTCAGGAAAACCGTAAAAGTCTTCTTATTATAGGTGGTGCCGTAGTAGGATTAATATTATTATTTTTTGCTTATCAAAAGTTTTATTTGGCTCCAAGAGAAACTGAAGCTTTAAACCAAATGTACAAAGCACAGCAATACTGGGAACAAAAAGACTGGGATAAGGCTATAAAAGGCGATGGAAATTTCCCTGGCTTTGAGAAAATCATAGAAGATTATGATAACACAAAATCAGCCAACTTAGCTTATTATTATTTAGGTATAGCCTATTTAAATAAAGGTGAGTTTCAAAAAGCAGCAGACAATTTAACAAACTATAGCGGTGCTGATGAAGTTATTTCACCATTAGCATTAGGTGGCGCTGCTGACGCTTTTGTAGAATTAAAACAATACGATAAAGCAATTACCTATTATAACAAAGCAATTTCTAAAGGTAATAACCAGTTTGCTGCTCCAATCTATCTTAAAAAGTTAGGTTTGGTTTATGAGGAGCAAAAAGATTACAAGTCTGCTTTTGAAACATATAATAAAATTAAAACCGATTTCCCTGAAAGTACTGTAGCATTTAATATTGACATGTACATTGCTAGAGTAGAAGGAAAATAA
- a CDS encoding acetyl-CoA carboxylase carboxyltransferase subunit alpha, whose product MNTSFDFEKPIADLQQQVEKVKQVAEKTKVDMSATLKELQDKIEKTKLDIYNNLTGWQKVQISRHPERPYTLQYIEMICDDFIEMHGDRTVKDDKAIVGGFGTIAGQSVMIIGHQKGVNTKMRQYRNFGMANPEGYRKALRLMKLAEKFNKPVITFIDTPGAFPGLEAEERGQGEAIARNLLEMSVLNVPIICIIVGEGASGGALGIGIGDKVYMLEHTWYSVISPESCSSILWRSWDFKEQAAECLKLTADNMYQNKLIDGIIKEPLGGAHQDPKAMAETIKNQLLTDLSELKAKKVEKLIDERIEKFCNMGVVVED is encoded by the coding sequence ATGAATACATCTTTCGACTTTGAAAAACCTATTGCAGATTTACAGCAACAGGTTGAAAAAGTAAAGCAGGTAGCAGAAAAAACTAAGGTAGACATGTCTGCTACATTGAAAGAACTGCAAGATAAAATAGAAAAAACAAAGCTAGACATATACAATAACCTTACAGGCTGGCAAAAAGTACAAATCTCTAGGCATCCAGAAAGACCTTATACATTACAATACATAGAAATGATTTGTGATGACTTTATTGAGATGCATGGAGATAGAACTGTTAAAGACGATAAAGCTATTGTTGGCGGTTTTGGAACTATTGCAGGGCAATCTGTGATGATTATCGGTCATCAAAAAGGTGTAAATACCAAAATGCGTCAATACAGAAATTTTGGCATGGCTAATCCTGAAGGATATAGAAAAGCATTAAGATTGATGAAGCTTGCCGAGAAATTTAACAAACCAGTTATTACTTTTATAGATACACCTGGGGCTTTCCCTGGCTTAGAAGCCGAAGAAAGAGGACAAGGCGAAGCTATTGCAAGAAACTTGCTAGAAATGTCTGTTTTAAATGTTCCTATCATTTGTATCATTGTTGGTGAAGGTGCTTCTGGCGGAGCTTTAGGTATTGGTATAGGAGATAAAGTTTATATGTTAGAACATACTTGGTACTCGGTTATCTCTCCAGAATCTTGCTCTTCTATTTTATGGAGAAGCTGGGATTTTAAAGAACAAGCGGCAGAATGCTTAAAACTTACCGCTGATAATATGTATCAAAATAAATTGATAGATGGTATTATCAAAGAACCTCTTGGTGGCGCACATCAAGACCCTAAGGCTATGGCAGAAACTATCAAAAACCAGTTATTAACTGATTTATCTGAGCTAAAAGCAAAAAAAGTAGAAAAGCTAATTGATGAAAGAATTGAGAAATTCTGTAACATGGGTGTTGTTGTAGAAGATTAG
- the lipA gene encoding lipoyl synthase: MIELPVIPANQVQRKPDWLRVKLPVGKEYAHVRSLVDEHKLHTICESGNCPNMGECWGAGTATFMILGNICTRSCSFCAVATGRPLAVDTDEPNRVANSIKLMNVKHAVITSVDRDDLKDGGSIIWAETIKAIRRESPQTTMETLIPDFKGIWDNLYRVCEEKPEIISHNIETVRRLTKEVRIQAKYDRSMECLKRISDSGLRTKSGIMLGLGEKEEDVIETLGDLKANGVHVVTIGQYLQPTKNHHPVIDWIHPDQFLKYKQIGMEMGFKYVESGPLVRSSYHAEKHLFDL, encoded by the coding sequence ATGATAGAGTTACCAGTAATACCTGCAAATCAAGTACAACGAAAACCAGATTGGTTAAGAGTGAAGCTTCCTGTTGGAAAAGAGTATGCTCATGTGAGAAGCTTGGTAGACGAGCATAAACTACACACCATTTGTGAAAGTGGTAATTGCCCTAATATGGGCGAGTGCTGGGGTGCTGGTACTGCTACTTTCATGATTTTAGGTAATATATGTACCCGTTCATGTTCTTTTTGTGCGGTTGCAACCGGAAGGCCTTTAGCTGTTGATACAGATGAACCTAACCGCGTAGCCAACTCTATCAAATTGATGAACGTGAAGCATGCTGTTATAACTTCTGTTGATAGAGATGATTTAAAAGATGGAGGCTCTATCATTTGGGCAGAAACCATAAAGGCTATCAGAAGAGAAAGCCCGCAAACTACCATGGAAACCTTAATTCCAGATTTTAAAGGTATTTGGGATAATCTTTATAGAGTTTGCGAAGAAAAACCTGAAATCATTTCTCATAACATAGAAACGGTTAGAAGACTAACCAAAGAAGTAAGAATACAAGCTAAGTACGACCGTAGTATGGAGTGTTTAAAACGTATTTCTGATTCTGGTTTAAGAACAAAATCAGGTATAATGCTTGGCCTAGGCGAGAAAGAAGAAGATGTAATTGAGACATTAGGTGATTTAAAAGCTAATGGTGTGCATGTAGTGACTATCGGACAGTATTTACAGCCTACCAAAAATCACCATCCGGTTATAGATTGGATTCATCCAGATCAATTCCTGAAATACAAACAAATTGGTATGGAGATGGGTTTTAAATATGTTGAAAGTGGACCCTTGGTAAGATCGTCTTACCATGCAGAAAAACACTTGTTTGATTTATAA
- a CDS encoding DUF6503 family protein has protein sequence MKKLLFSCLFIALCLTTIAQDKNAVINKIWTAVGGKQNFEKSRYIQFTFEVKRNDKIATSRNHLWDRYTGDYRFEQTTNDKKLVTLFNINTKKGKVYENGFLLSDSLNEAAVKKAYASYINDTYWLLVPFKVEDPGVNTTLIANETIDGKEYQVLNLNFDKVGLTPGDQYWLYINPANGEIEKWKYLLQNQKNASVSNWSPYVEIGNGVNLSVSKINSNNTSAINFPNTKVLQKVDKHIFTKP, from the coding sequence ATGAAAAAATTACTTTTTTCATGTCTATTTATTGCCTTGTGTTTAACTACCATAGCACAAGATAAGAATGCCGTGATTAATAAAATTTGGACTGCCGTTGGCGGTAAGCAAAACTTTGAGAAGAGTAGATATATCCAATTTACTTTTGAAGTTAAGCGAAATGATAAGATTGCGACATCAAGAAACCATTTATGGGATCGTTACACTGGTGATTATAGGTTTGAACAAACCACCAACGATAAAAAGCTAGTCACCTTATTTAATATCAACACAAAAAAAGGTAAGGTATACGAAAATGGCTTTCTTTTAAGCGACTCTTTAAATGAAGCCGCCGTAAAAAAAGCTTATGCTTCTTATATCAATGATACTTATTGGCTATTGGTACCGTTTAAAGTTGAAGACCCTGGTGTAAATACCACTTTGATAGCCAATGAAACTATAGATGGCAAAGAATACCAGGTATTAAATTTAAATTTTGATAAAGTAGGCTTAACACCGGGCGATCAATATTGGCTTTATATTAACCCTGCAAATGGGGAAATAGAAAAATGGAAGTATCTATTACAAAATCAGAAAAACGCTAGCGTTTCTAACTGGTCTCCTTATGTAGAAATTGGTAACGGAGTTAATTTATCTGTAAGCAAAATAAACAGTAATAATACATCAGCTATTAATTTCCCGAATACTAAAGTTTTGCAGAAAGTTGATAAACATATATTTACAAAACCATGA